The following proteins are co-located in the Synchiropus splendidus isolate RoL2022-P1 chromosome 14, RoL_Sspl_1.0, whole genome shotgun sequence genome:
- the pskh1 gene encoding serine/threonine-protein kinase H1 homolog, which yields MGCRNSKVLPEPPGDVQLDLVKKVDPPQPPQTDLYKHFMRGDGTGSKVGVAAGGGGVDKAGSPYQAQAATPTASAQNAKEPSELSDPQRKKVAKYRAKFDPRVTAKYDIKALIGRGSFSRVVRVEHKSTRQPYAIKMIETRYREGREVCESELCVLRRVRHTNIIQLMEVFETAERVYMVMELATGGELFDRIIARGSFTERDATRVLQMVLDGVKYLHTLGITHRDLKPENLLYYHPGADSKIIITDFGLASSRKKGDECLMKTTCGTPEYIAPEILVRKPYTNAVDMWALGVIAYILLSGTMPFEDDNRMRLYRQILKGKYSFSGEPWPSVSNLAKDFVARILTVDPSERLTAGQALKHPWIVSMAASSSMKNLQRCISQNLLKRASSRCQSTKSAQSTRSSRSTKSNKARRVREKELRELNRRYQQQYNG from the exons ATGGGGTGTCGGAACAGTAAGGTCCTCCCTGAGCCTCCAGGGGACGTTCAGTTGGACCTGGTCAAGAAG GTGGACCCGCCTCAGCCGCCCCAGACTGATCTGTACAAGCACTTCATGCGAGGGGACGGCACCGGGAGCAAGGTGGGTGTGGCTGCCGGCGGGGGTGGCGTAGACAAAGCCGGATCCCCGTACCAGGCTCAGGCCGCCACACCGACCGCGTCTGCCCAGAACGCCAAGGAACCGTCGGAGCTGTCGGACCCTCAGAGGAAGAAGGTGGCCAAGTACAGGGCCAAGTTCGACCCGCGGGTCACGGCCAAGTACGACATCAAGGCGTTGATTGGCCGCGGCAGCTTCAGCCGCGTGGTCCGCGTGGAGCACAAGAGCACGCGGCAGCCCTACGCCATCAAGATGATCGAGACCCGCTACAGGGAGGGGCGGGAGGTCTGCGAGTCAGAGCTGTGCGTCCTGCGGCGGGTCCGGCACACCAACATCATCCAGCTGATGGAGGTCTTTGAGACGGCTGAGCGGGTCTACATGGTGATGGAGCTGGCCACCGGCGGCGAGCTGTTCGACCGCATCATCGCCCGGGGCTCCTTCACCGAGCGGGACGCCACGCGGGTCCTGCAGATGGTCTTGGACGGGGTCAAGTACCTGCACACCCTGGGGATCACGCACCGGGACCTGAAGCCCGAGAACCTCCTCTACTACCACCCGGGAGCTGATTCCAAGATCATCATCACCGACTTTGGTCTGGCCAGCAGCCGCAAGAAGGGCGACGAGTGTCTGATGAAGACCACGTGCGGGACGCCCGAGTACATCGCCCCGGAGATCCTGGTGAGGAAGCCCTACACCAACGCCGTGGACATGTGGGCGCTGGGCGTCATCGCCTACATCCTGCTGAGCGGCACCATGCCCTTCGAGGACGACAACCGCATGAGGCTGTACCGGCAGATCCTGAAGGGGAAGTACAGCTTCTCCGGGGAG CCGTGGCCCAGCGTGTCCAACCTCGCCAAAGACTTTGTGGCTCGGATCCTGACGGTGGACCCGAGCGAGCGGCTGACGGCCGGCCAGGCGCTCAAGCACCCGTGGATCGTGAGCATGGCCGCCTCCTCATCCATGAAGAACCTGCAGCGCTGCATCTCGCAGAACCTGCTGAAGCGCGCCTCGTCCCGCTGCCAGAGCACCAAGTCGGCGCAGTCCACGCGCTCCAGCCGCTCCACCAAGTCCAACAAGGCTCGCCGCGTGCGCGAGAAGGAGCTGCGCGAGCTCAACCGTCGCTACCAGCAGCAGTACAACGGCTGA
- the mbtps1 gene encoding membrane-bound transcription factor site-1 protease, translating into MLLPVWAPLLVLASFLPAVGMELLERDGSTFQQNPEAPAPPAESNCSQLTLKLEFSTKVVEHEYIVAFTGYFSAKARSLYISSALRNAQEGDLEWHIVPRENPAADFPSDFELLHIRRASAGSLQTLQDHPYIKRVTPQRKVFRSLKYLPAPDPSAPCNSTQGPQKWQSWQSSRPFRRTSLSLGSGFWHATGRHSSRRLLRAIPRHVAQILQADVLWQMGHTGSGVKVAVFDTGLSEKHPHFKNVKERTNWTNEKTLDDGLGHGTFVAGVIASMRECQGFAPDSELHIFRVFTNNQVSYTSWFLDAFNYAILKKIDVLNLSIGGPDFMDHPFVDKVWELTANRVIMVSAIGNDGPLYGTLNNPADQMDVIGVGGIDFEDNIARFSSRGMTTWELPGGYGRVKPDIVTYGSGVRGSGMKEGCRSLSGTSVASPVVAGAVTLLASTVLNRELVNPASMKQALIASARRLPGVNMFEQGHGKLDLIRAYHILNSYRPQASLSPSYIDLTECPYMWPYCSQPIYYGGMPTIVNVTILNGMGVTGRIVDKPVWQPYLPQHGDHIDVAVSYSPVLWPWAGYLAVSISVAKKAASWEGVAQGHVMVTVASPAENDSEVGGEMTSTVKLPIKVKIVQTPPRNKRVLWDQYHNLRYPPGYFPRDNLRMKNDPLDWNGDHIHTNFRDMYQHLRSMGYFVEVLGAPITCFDASQYGTLLMVDSEEEYFPEEITKLRRDIDNGLSLIIFSDWYNTSVMRKVKFYDENTRQWWMPDTGGANVPALNDLISVWGMAFSDGLYEGDFTLADHDMYYASGCSIARFPEDGIVIAKSLKDQGLEVLKQDTAVVDGVPILGLYQTPAEGGGRIALYGDSNCIDDSHRQKDCFWLLDALLQFTSFSMTPPSLSHSHSRVAPPTGADRPLPQRLEGNHLYRYSKVLEAHLGEPKPRPLPACPHLSWAKPQPVNETAPSNLWKHQKLLSVDLDKVALPNVRANRPQVRPLSPGESGAWDIPGGIMPGRYNQEVGQTIPVFAFLGAMVVLSFFVVQLTKSKSRPKRRKPRVKRPSYQPQTTGAPGGKNPGV; encoded by the exons ATGCTGCTGCCCGTGTGGGCGCCCCTGCTGGTGCTCGCCAGCTTCCTGCCCGCGGTCGGGATGGAGCTCCTGGAGAGAGACGGATCCACCTTTCAACAGAACCCGGAGGCTCCTGCTCCACCTGCCGAGTCCAACTGCTCCCAGCTCACTCTCAAGCTGGAGTTCTCCACCAAAGTGGTGGAACATG AGTACATCGTGGCCTTCACGGGCTACTTCTCAGCCAAAGCCCGCAGCCTGTACATCAGCAGCGCCCTGAGGAATGCCCAGGAGGGGGACCTGGAGTGGCACATAGTACCCCGAGAGAACCCGGCCGCCGACTTCCCCAGCGACTTCGAGCTGCTCCACATCCGACGGGCTTCGGCCGGCAGCCTGCAGACCCTGCAGGACCACCCCTACATCAAGAGGGTGACGCCGCAGCGCAAAGTCTTTCGCTCGCTCAAGTACCTCCCCG CTCCAGATCCCTCGGCTCCCTGCAACAGCACCCAGGGGCCTCAGAAGTGGCAGTCGTGGCAGTCGTCGCGTCCGTTCCGCCGCACCAGTCTGTCGCTGGGCTCTGGTTTCTGGCATGCGACAGGCCGCCACTCCAGCCGACGGCTGCTGCGGGCCATCCCCCGCCACGTGGCCCAGATCCTGCAGGCCGACGTACTCTGGCAGATGGGACACACCG GGTCGGGCGTGAAGGTGGCGGTGTTCGACACGGGCCTGAGTGAGAAGCATCCGCACTTCAAGAACGTGAAGGAAAGAACCAACTGGACCAACGAGAAGACGCTGGACGATG GTCTGGGACACGGGACATTTGTGGCCGGCGTCATCGCCAGCATGAGGGAGTGTCAAGGTTTCGCCCCAGACTCGGAGCTGCACATCTTCAGAGTCTTCACCAACAACCAG GTGTCCTACACCTCCTGGTTCCTTGACGCCTTCAACTACGCCATCTTGAAAAAGATTGACGTCTTGAACCTGAGCATCGGCGGCCCGGACTTCATGGATCACCCCTTCgttgataag GTGTGGGAGCTGACGGCCAACAGAGTGATCATGGTTTCTGCCATCGGCAACGATGGACCTCTCTACGG CACGCTGAACAACCCAGCGGACCAGATGGACGTGATCGGTGTCGGCGGCATCGACTTCGAGGACAACATTGCCAGGTTCTCCTCCAGAGGCATGACCACCTGG GAACTCCCGGGCGGTTACGGCAGAGTGAAGCCCGACATCGTCACCTATGGGTCGGGTGTGCGCGGCTCCGGGATGAAAGAAGGATGCCGGTCTCTGTCGGGCACCAGCGTGGCCTCGCCTGTGGTGGCCGGTGCCGTCACGCTGCTGGCCAG CACTGTGCTGAACCGTGAGCTGGTGAACCCGGCCTCCATGAAGCAGGCTCTCATCGCCTCCGCCCGCCGGCTGCCCGGGGTCAACATGTTCGAGCAGGGCCACGGGAAGCTGGACCTCATCAGAGCCTACCACATTCTCAACAGCTACAGGCCTCAGGCCAG tctgtcCCCCAGCTACATCGACCTCACCGAGTGTCCCTACATGTGGCCCTACTGCTCTCAGCCCATCTACTATGGAGGGATGCCCACCATCGTCAACGTGACCATCCTGAACGGCATGGGCGTCACCGGCAGGATTGTCGACAAG CCCGTCTGGCAGCCGTACCTGCCTCAGCACGGCGACCACATCGACGTGGCCGTGTCCTACTCGCCGGTGCTGTGGCCGTGGGCCGGCTACCTCGCCGTCTCCATCTCAGTGGCCAAGAAGGCGGCGTCCTGGGAAGGTGTGGCTCAGGGTCACGTGATGGTCACCGTGGCGTCGCCGGCAGAGAACGAC TCGGAGGTCGGCGGCGAGATGACGTCCACCGTCAAGCTGCCCATCAAAGTGAAGATCGTGCAGACTCCACCCCGCAACAAGAGAGTTCTGTGGGACCAGTACCACAACCTGAGATACCCGCCGGGCTACTTCCCTCGAGATAACCTCCGTATGAAGAACGACCCGCTGGACTG GAACGGAGACCACATCCACACCAACTTCCGGGACATGTACCAGCACCTGCGGAGCATGGGCTACTTCGTGGAGGTCCTGGGGGCGCCCATCACCTGCTTCGACGCCAGCCAGTACG GCACGCTGCTGATGGTGGACAGCGAGGAGGAGTACTTCCCCGAGGAGATCACCAAGCTGAGGAGGGACATCGACAACGGACTGTCTCTCATCATCTTCAGTGACTGGTACAACACGTCTGTGATGAGGAAGGTCAAGTTCTACGACGAGAACACCAG GCAGTGGTGGATGCCTGACACCGGGGGCGCCAACGTGCCGGCTCTGAACGACCTGATCTCGGTGTGGGGCATGGCCTTCAGCGACGGCCTGTACGAGGGCGACTTCACGCTGGCCGACCACGACA tgtACTACGCCTCCGGCTGCAGCATCGCTCGCTTCCCCGAAGACGGCATCGTCATCGCCAAGAGCCTGAAGGACCAAG GCCTGGAGGTGCTGAAGCAGGACACGGCGGTGGTGGACGGGGTCCCCATCCTGGGCCTCTACCAGACCCCCGCGGAGGGCGGCGGCCGCATTGCTCTCTACGGTGACTCCAACTGCATCGACGACAGTCACCGTCAGAAAG ACTGTTTCTGGCTGCTGGACGCGCTGCTGCAGTTCACCTCCTTCAGCATGACCCCGCCCAGCCTCAGCCACTCACACAGCCGCGTGGCGCCCCCTACTGGCGCCGACCGGCCCCTGCCGCAGAGATTGGAAG GGAACCACCTGTACCGCTACTCTAAGGTCCTGGAGGCTCACCTGGGGGAGcccaagccccgccccctgcccGCCTGCCCCCACCTCTCCTGGGCCAAGCCGCAGCCCGTCAACGAGACGGCGCCCAG TAACCTCTGGAAGCACCAGAAGCTGCTCTCTGTGGACCTGGACAAGGTGGCGCTGCCCAACGTGAGAGCCAACCGCCCGCAGGTGCGACCGCTGTCCCCCGGCGAGAGCGGCGCCTGGGACATCCCGGGAG GAATAATGCCAGGCCGCTACAACCAGGAGGTGGGCCAGACCATCCCGGTCTTCGCCTTCCTGGGCGCCATGGTGGTCCTGTCCTTCTTCGTGGTCCAGCTCACCAAGTCCAAGAGCCGACCCAAGCGGCGGAAGCCTCGGGTCAAGCGACCCAGCTACCAGCCGCAGACCACGGGGGCCCCGGGCGGGAAGAACCCCGGGGTGTGA